One segment of Solanum stenotomum isolate F172 chromosome 1, ASM1918654v1, whole genome shotgun sequence DNA contains the following:
- the LOC125853254 gene encoding uncharacterized protein At2g29880-like produces the protein MSQHSGFGWNEETRKVDVEDDVWEQYLAAHPKDSKYRTKTLPDYNTLALIFGDTVADGRNGCEINDVEDFQSEFTDDDIAAEKVTVSAENTQFVDQDDGYFVQNMNFTSPEITQSSNQEKRAGKRHLDEQPTLTSRPKRIKNSIGNSLAKSVDRWTAIAEEQIRLQHEPKNTSAEKLMPLILELDFDDEWTMQTVDLLVDKRNAEFFAAMPPELRKKWVMRKLGLY, from the exons ATGTCACAACATAGTGGATTTGGGTGGAATGAAGAAACTCGAAAAGTTGATGTTGAAGATGATGTCTGGGAGCAATACCTCGCA GCACACCCAAAAGATTCTAAGTATAGGACGAAGACGTTGCCAGACTATAATACTTTGGCATTAATTTTTGGAGATACTGTCGCTGATGGTAGGAATGGGTGTGAAATTAATGATGTCGAGGATTTTCAAAGTGAATTCACCGATGATGATATAGCTGCTGAAAAAGTTACCGTATCTGCTGAAAATACACAATTTGTTGACCAAGATGATGGATATTTTGTTCAGAACATGAACTTTACTAGTCCTGAAATAACTCAATCATCTAATCAAGAAAAGAGAGCAGGAAAAAGGCATTTAGATGAGCAACCAACTTTGACATCACGTCCAAAGAGAATTAAGAATTCTATTGGAAATAGCTTGGCAAAATCTGTTGATCGATGGACAGCAATAGCTGAAGAACAAATAAGGCTACAACATGAACCAAAAAACACTTCCGCTGAAAAATTAATGCCTTTGATATTGGAATTAGACTTCGATGATGAATGGACTATGCAAACTGTTGACCTCCTTGTAGATAAGAGAAATGCTGAATTTTTTGCTGCTATGCCTCCAGAGCTTAGAAAGAAATGGGTCATGCGCAAACTTGGTTTATATTGA